The following coding sequences lie in one Pseudoxanthomonas sp. SE1 genomic window:
- a CDS encoding efflux RND transporter periplasmic adaptor subunit, whose translation MIRDTSAQDRVLSSTQARPAWRRWVWPAVGGALLLTGIVFAARGWLAGTTSIDGARLRIAEVTRGDLVRDIAADGRVIAANSPTLYAVAGGVVTLKVVAGDQVKQGQPLAEIDSPELRSKLAQEQTTLAGLEAEASRATLDASVTRANAQKALDQAEIERQAAERTLQRYERGFEGGAVPQVDVLEAQDNLRKAEIALSHARKDAGLQGQGAGLDARNKQLLAQRQRAVVTEVQRQVDALTLRAPFDGQVGQIQAVQRSNVAINAPVLSVVDLSVFEVEIKVPESFARDLAIGMPATLTSAGQPYPGEISAVSPEVVNGEVVTRLRFSDKQPPGLRQNQRLSARILMETRRNVLMVERGPFLEQDGGRQAYVMDGNSAVRRPVQLGVSSLSNVEVLSGLQPGDKVVVSGSDLFGDAERVSVN comes from the coding sequence AGTGCTCAGTTCCACCCAGGCCCGACCGGCATGGCGCCGTTGGGTGTGGCCTGCCGTTGGCGGCGCGCTGCTGCTGACGGGCATCGTGTTCGCCGCCCGCGGCTGGCTGGCGGGCACCACCTCCATCGACGGTGCGCGCCTGCGCATCGCCGAAGTCACCCGCGGCGACCTGGTGCGCGACATCGCCGCCGATGGCCGCGTGATCGCCGCCAACAGCCCCACGCTGTACGCCGTGGCCGGGGGCGTCGTGACGCTGAAGGTGGTCGCGGGCGACCAGGTGAAGCAGGGCCAGCCGCTGGCCGAGATCGACAGCCCCGAGCTGCGCAGCAAGCTGGCGCAGGAACAGACCACGCTGGCCGGCCTGGAAGCCGAAGCCAGCCGCGCCACGCTGGATGCCAGCGTCACCCGCGCCAATGCGCAGAAGGCGCTGGACCAGGCCGAGATCGAGCGCCAGGCGGCCGAGCGGACCCTGCAGCGCTACGAGCGCGGCTTCGAAGGCGGCGCGGTGCCGCAGGTCGACGTGCTGGAGGCGCAGGACAACCTGCGCAAGGCCGAGATCGCACTGTCCCACGCGCGCAAGGACGCCGGCCTGCAGGGCCAGGGCGCCGGCCTGGATGCGCGCAACAAGCAGTTGCTGGCCCAACGCCAGCGGGCGGTGGTGACCGAAGTGCAGCGCCAGGTCGATGCACTGACCCTGCGCGCGCCGTTCGATGGCCAGGTCGGCCAGATCCAGGCGGTGCAACGCTCCAACGTGGCGATCAATGCCCCGGTGCTGAGCGTGGTGGACCTGTCGGTGTTCGAAGTCGAGATCAAGGTGCCGGAAAGCTTCGCCCGCGACCTCGCCATCGGCATGCCGGCCACGCTGACCAGCGCTGGCCAGCCGTATCCCGGCGAGATCTCCGCGGTGTCGCCGGAAGTGGTGAACGGCGAAGTCGTCACCCGCCTGCGCTTTTCCGACAAGCAGCCGCCCGGCCTGCGCCAGAACCAGCGCCTGTCCGCACGCATCCTGATGGAGACGCGCCGCAACGTGCTGATGGTCGAACGCGGGCCGTTCCTCGAACAGGACGGCGGCCGCCAGGCCTATGTCATGGACGGCAACTCCGCCGTGCGCCGCCCGGTGCAGCTGGGCGTCAGCAGCCTGAGCAATGTTGAAGTGCTCAGCGGCCTGCAGCCCGGCGACAAGGTCGTCGTCTCCGGCAGCGACCTGTTCGGCGATGCCGAGCGTGTCTCGGTCAACTGA
- a CDS encoding ABC transporter ATP-binding protein has translation MLEMRQVAKVYRTEQVETHALRSLDLHVREGEFVAVTGPSGSGKTTFLNIAGLLETFTGGQFLLDGQDVSGLGDDARSRLRNHKIGFIFQGFNLIPDLNLFDNVDVPLRYRGMPAAERKQRIEDALGRVGLGSRMKHYPAELSGGQQQRTAIARALAGSPRLLLADEPTGNLDSQMARGVMELLEEINRQGTTIIMVTHDPELAARAQRNVHIVDGMATDLSVEPALIRAAHAAEANASA, from the coding sequence ATGCTTGAGATGCGCCAAGTCGCCAAGGTCTACCGCACCGAACAGGTGGAAACGCACGCGCTGCGTTCGCTCGACCTGCATGTCCGCGAGGGCGAGTTCGTCGCGGTCACCGGCCCGTCGGGCTCGGGCAAGACCACCTTCCTCAACATCGCGGGCCTGCTGGAAACCTTCACCGGCGGGCAATTCCTGCTCGACGGCCAGGACGTCAGCGGCCTGGGCGATGACGCACGCTCGCGCCTGCGCAACCACAAGATCGGCTTCATCTTCCAGGGCTTCAACCTGATTCCCGATCTCAACCTGTTCGACAACGTCGATGTCCCGCTGCGCTACCGCGGCATGCCCGCGGCCGAGCGCAAGCAGCGCATCGAGGACGCCCTGGGCCGGGTCGGCCTGGGTTCGCGCATGAAGCACTATCCCGCCGAACTTTCCGGCGGCCAGCAACAGCGCACCGCGATCGCGCGCGCTCTGGCCGGCAGCCCGCGCCTGCTGCTGGCGGACGAACCCACCGGCAACCTGGACTCTCAGATGGCCCGCGGCGTGATGGAACTGCTGGAGGAGATCAACCGGCAGGGTACGACCATCATCATGGTTACCCACGACCCTGAACTCGCCGCGCGCGCGCAGCGCAACGTGCACATCGTGGACGGCATGGCCACGGACCTGTCGGTGGAGCCCGCCCTGATCCGCGCGGCGCACGCCGCCGAAGCCAACGCCTCGGCCTGA
- a CDS encoding ABC transporter permease: MFGYYFTLALRSFKRNKALTFLMVLAIALGIGASMTTLTVFYVLSGDPIPQKSDKLFYPRLDPRSMNGFTPGDEPEDQFTRYDAERLLRDKKGDRQAFMTGGASSIESEDGKIEPFRIESRYTTADFFPMFDVPFRYGNGWSAADDESRARVAVISKALNEKLFGGANSVGRDIKASGATFRVIGVLDEWRPAPKFYDMTQDRFTEVEQLFVPFWTALSLKMGTQGNMNCWGDSSGDEEGSRGPNAPCSWLQYWVELGSAEKVSAYKQYLANYSDQQRAAGRFERPNNVDLHNVMQWLDKQGAVPGDVRLQVWLAFGFLAVCLLNTVGLLLAKFLGRASQIGVRRALGATRKAIFAQCLVEAGTVGLVGGVLGLILAWLGLWAVRHQPAGYADLAHMDVKMLLATFALAIVASLLAGMLPAWRAMQVTPAIQLKSQ, from the coding sequence ATGTTCGGTTACTACTTCACCCTCGCGCTGCGCAGCTTCAAACGCAACAAGGCGCTGACGTTCCTGATGGTGCTCGCCATCGCGCTGGGCATCGGCGCCAGCATGACCACGCTGACCGTGTTCTACGTGCTCTCGGGCGATCCGATCCCACAGAAGAGCGACAAGCTCTTCTACCCGCGTCTCGATCCGCGCTCGATGAACGGCTTCACCCCCGGCGACGAGCCGGAAGACCAGTTCACCCGTTACGACGCCGAACGCCTGCTGCGCGACAAGAAGGGCGATCGCCAGGCCTTCATGACAGGCGGCGCGTCGTCGATCGAATCGGAAGATGGCAAGATCGAACCGTTCCGCATCGAATCGCGGTACACCACCGCCGATTTCTTCCCGATGTTCGACGTGCCGTTCCGCTACGGCAACGGGTGGTCGGCGGCCGACGATGAATCGCGCGCGCGCGTTGCCGTGATCTCCAAGGCGCTCAACGAGAAGCTGTTCGGCGGCGCCAACAGCGTGGGGCGCGACATCAAGGCCTCCGGTGCGACGTTCCGCGTGATCGGCGTGCTCGACGAGTGGCGTCCCGCGCCGAAGTTCTACGACATGACGCAGGATCGCTTCACCGAAGTGGAGCAGTTGTTCGTGCCGTTCTGGACGGCGCTCAGCCTGAAGATGGGCACCCAGGGCAACATGAACTGCTGGGGCGACTCCAGCGGCGATGAAGAAGGCTCGCGCGGACCCAATGCCCCGTGTTCGTGGCTGCAGTACTGGGTGGAGCTGGGATCAGCGGAGAAGGTGAGCGCGTACAAGCAGTACCTGGCCAACTATTCCGATCAGCAGCGTGCGGCGGGCCGTTTCGAGCGCCCGAACAACGTAGACCTGCACAACGTGATGCAGTGGCTGGACAAGCAGGGTGCGGTGCCCGGCGATGTGCGCCTGCAGGTGTGGCTGGCGTTCGGCTTCCTCGCCGTCTGCCTGCTCAACACGGTCGGCCTGTTGCTGGCGAAATTCCTGGGCCGCGCATCGCAGATCGGCGTACGACGCGCATTGGGCGCTACGCGCAAGGCCATCTTCGCGCAATGCCTGGTCGAAGCCGGCACCGTCGGACTGGTCGGCGGTGTGCTCGGCCTCATCCTGGCGTGGCTGGGGCTGTGGGCCGTCCGTCACCAGCCGGCCGGCTACGCCGACCTGGCGCACATGGACGTGAAGATGCTGCTGGCCACCTTTGCGC